The following are encoded in a window of Impatiens glandulifera chromosome 5, dImpGla2.1, whole genome shotgun sequence genomic DNA:
- the LOC124940722 gene encoding E3 ubiquitin-protein ligase RMA1H1-like — protein MDQYFQQPEYGGTSIEKCISNYPDENEGNNCSSGGFECNICLDPVHDPVVTLCGHLYCWPCIYKWIHFKTSNSEVEEEEEEKEKMKPQCPVCKTNISERKLIPLYAKGQTCSKPSSSSSNDKIIIPRRPSSPPSSSSCVSPNCQQQQFHHHQTLLQPAAALAGRMVYERIFGNLYNGEYSYRLAGSSSPRMRRHLVETDRSLGRLCFFLFCCLMFCLLLF, from the coding sequence ATGGATCAATACTTTCAACAACCAGAGTATGGTGGTACTTCAATTGAGAAGTGCATATCAAATTACCCAGatgaaaatgaaggaaataattGTTCATCTGGTGGATTTGAATGCAACATCTGTTTAGATCCTGTACATGATCCAGTGGTGACATTATGCGGTCACCTCTACTGCTGGCCATGTATCTACAAATGGATCCATTTCAAAACATCCAATTcagaagtagaagaagaagaagaagaaaaggagaaAATGAAACCACAATGCCCAGTATGCAAAACCAACATTTCAGAAAGAAAACTTATCCCTCTTTATGCCAAAGGCCAAACTTGTTCTAAACCCTCATCATCCTCCTCCAATGACAAAATCATAATCCCTAGAAGACCTTCAAGTCCTCCCTCTTCATCCTCCTGTGTATCTCCAAACTGTCAGCAACAACAATTTCATCACCACCAAACATTGTTACAGCCTGCGGCGGCGTTGGCTGGCCGAATGGTTTATGAGAGGATATTTGGGAATTTGTATAATGGAGAGTACTCTTATAGGCTAGCAGGAAGCAGTAGTCCTAGAATGAGAAGGCACTTGGTGGAAACAGACAGATCATTGGGAAGATTATGTTTCTTTCTCTTCTGTTGTTTAATGTTCTGTCTCCTGCTCTTCTGA